One Limisphaera ngatamarikiensis genomic window, ATCGTCTCCCCAGCTGTAGGACCGGGGATCCCACACGATGGCCGCGTTCCTGGGCGGCACTTCGAAAAAGAACCCGTAGGGATCGGTCTTCAGGGTGATCTGCCCGTGGACGTTGCGGATTTCGTACTTGTAGAGGGCCCCGGGCCGAACGCCCGGTATAAAGATCTCCCACACCCCCGAGGCACCCAGTCGCCGCATCGGATGGCGCCGGCCGTCCCATTGGTTGAAATCACCCACGACGCTCACCCGCTGGGCATGGGGCGCCCAGACGGCAAAGCTGACGCCCGGTACACCGTCGAGCTCGCGGACCTGCGCACCGAGCTTTTCGTAGATCCGGCGTTCATCACCCTTGTTGAACAGGTAAAGGTCCATCTCACCGATGGTGGGCAGGAACGAGTACGGATCGCGCGTGCGCGTCACCCGCCCCTGTTCGTCCGTGATCACGAGGTCGTAGGCGTAAACCCGATGGGCTTCCGAACTGACGCCCTCGAACAGGCCCACCTCATGGATTCGCTGCAGCCGGATCCGCGGCTGATGGGGCTCGTGCACCGGCACCGCCTCCACCTGCACCGCTCCGGGAATTAGCGCGCGGACCACGACGCCCCTCCGGTCACCCAGCACATGCATGCCGAGCAGGTCATGGGGCGTGGCGTGGCGGAATTCCACGAGGCTGCGGAGTTCTTCCGGGCTTAACAGCATGACCCCAGCATAACGACAGGGTCGGCGGGGGCAATCCCACGAAGCCCGGACGTAAAGGAGCGCGACCTTCCCTCTGCGCCGGCGAGCCGGGAAGCCTCCGGACCCGGCCGGGCGCCTGCGCCGGAGGTTGCCGGGGCGCGATGGCGACAGCTCGACCCCCTCCCGAGGTGTTGGAATTGCAGGGCGCACCGGGCGCCTTTGAAGCGGGTCCACCCTTTGCAGACCCATTTTCGGCGTTGTGGCGCGCGGCCCGCGGCGTTAAAAATACGGTTCCCCGCCGGGTGGGGCGTGCGGCGGGTGGACCTTTTTCTCACGCCTGAGAAGCGGAACGGTTGGCAGAGATTTCAACCATGTCACAGCACCGAAGTTTGCGAGCTGTCAAAACCGCGGGCGGCAAGCGCAACGTTTTGAAGCGGTTTGAACGAGTGGCGTTGCTGAAGAAGCGGGGGCTCTGGAAACCGGGCGACCGGATCACCGGTTTGCCCAAAACCAAGCCGGAAAACATCTGAGGCCCGGGGACCGGCCGGACCGGGTGGGCTTTTGCGCCCGGCCGATCATGCAGGGTTCCACAAGCCTGCCGGGGGGTGCCGCCGCTGCACAACCCGTAGGGCTCGGAGCGGGTTGGGGTTGCGCCGAAACGGTGATCCATGCAGGTGCGGCTGCAAAAATTTCTGGCCGAGGCCGGAGTGGCGTCGCGCCGGGCCGCCGAGGAGTTGATCCTGGCCGGCCGCGTATGCGTCAATGGCCAGCCGGTGACGCGCCTGGGCAGCCGGGTGGATCCGGACCGCGACGAAGTCACCGTGGACGGCCAGGTGGTCCGGCCCCGCCGAAAACTATACGTCGCTCTGCATAAACCACCCGGTTACGTGTGCACCCGGAACGATCCCCAGGGCCGCCCGGTCGTGCATGACCTCCTGCCGCCCGAATGGCGCAACCTCTTTACCGTGGGCCGGCTGGACCGTCAGAGCGAGGGCCTGCTGTTTCTCACCAACGATGGCGAGTTTGCCCTCCGACTGACCCACCCGCGGTACGGTGTGAAGAAAACCTACGAGGTGACCGTGACGGGTCGGATCGAGCCGGCAGCCCTGCAACCCTTGCTCCAGGGAGTCCGCCATCGGGGCGAACTGCTCCGCGCCACGGCCGCCCGCCTGCTCCGGGCCAGCCGCAAACGCAGCATCATCGAACTGGAACTGGCTGAGGGGAAAAACCGCGAAGTGCGGCGGATGTGTGCCTCCCAGGGTTGGCAAGTGGAGAGGCTGGTCCGGACCCGGATTGGCCGGATCCGGCTGGGCGACCTGCCGCCCGGCCGGTGGCGGACGTTGACAGCCTCGGAGATTAAAACTCTACTGGCTCCGTTATGAAAACGGGCATACTGGCGTTGTGGGTTTGGGCCCTGACCGGTGCGACCATGGGGGCGTTCCGGGCCGGCGCGGCCGAATCCACCGCTGCAACTCGACTGCATCCCGGCCCGGCCGTTGTGGCGGCCGACCGATTGAACGTCCGCGGTGAACCGCGCCTCGAAGGCGAACGGGTCGCTCAGCTGGAACGTGGCGACCAGGTCTGGGTGTTTGAGGAAATCGTTGTTGAAAAGCCGAAACCGGGCGAGCCCGACCGCTGGGCCCGCATTGCCCTGCCCCGGGGCACCAAGGTCTGGATCCATTCCCTGTACGTGGACCCCACAAACCGGGTCGTGCTGGCCTCCCGCCTCAACCTCCGGGCCGGGCCCGGCGAAAACCACAGCGTTCTCGGGACCTTGGAACGGGGCGAAACCTACGAGGAAACCGGTGTGATGGACGGGGACTGGATCCAGATCGTTCC contains:
- a CDS encoding small basic protein produces the protein MSQHRSLRAVKTAGGKRNVLKRFERVALLKKRGLWKPGDRITGLPKTKPENI
- a CDS encoding pseudouridine synthase, encoding MQVRLQKFLAEAGVASRRAAEELILAGRVCVNGQPVTRLGSRVDPDRDEVTVDGQVVRPRRKLYVALHKPPGYVCTRNDPQGRPVVHDLLPPEWRNLFTVGRLDRQSEGLLFLTNDGEFALRLTHPRYGVKKTYEVTVTGRIEPAALQPLLQGVRHRGELLRATAARLLRASRKRSIIELELAEGKNREVRRMCASQGWQVERLVRTRIGRIRLGDLPPGRWRTLTASEIKTLLAPL